TTCAACATTATTGATTATATATCTAGAAGTTGATACAAAAATATCGAAATCTCCAGATTCCAAAACTTTATTAAGTTCACCTTTTTGAGATTGTGTAATTCCAGAATAATAATAAGCTAACTTAGGAATCTCTTCCAAGTTCTTACTCATATCTTGTATCCTCTGAACAACTTGGTTTACTAACGTCTTTGTGGGAAAAATCATCAACGTTTTTCTCCTCTTTTTGGCAAAGTATAAAGACATTAGAATTCCAAAGGTAGTTTTACCTAAACCTGGTGGAGCTATAATTGCAAAGCTCTCCCCTCTTAATGCCCTAATTATCCAAGACCTCTGTGGGCCTAAAGGAGGAGATCCTAAAACTTTCTTGAAAAGCCTTTCTACATCTTTCAATTCTTTCAATATCTCATAAGGAGAACGCAAATTAAGTAAATCTTTATTTTTCAACAAGTGTAAAGCGAGATCATATATGGAATTAAATTCTATATCTTCTTTTACACATTTCTCACATGCGGAACCTTTGTATAATCTGTTAGCTGTTATTTCTCCTCCGCAATTAGGACAAGCGTTCATATAAACTAAATTAGGTAATTCTTCACTCATTACTAGTGATTCTGAATAAGACTTATTTAAAAGGTTTAGCTATAGCATATTGATGTCAACTTCAATTAAGCTTAAAGTATCTGAGGCAAGGCAAAGGGATGTAGGTAGAAAAATAGGTAGATTATCGGAAAATTTAATGACACAACTAAAAATAGATGCAGGAGACTACTTAGAGGTTATTGGACCTTCCGGCTCCTCTTTAGTTCAAGCAATGCCGGCATATGACGTCGGAGACGATGAAATAAGAATTGACGGATATATAAGAAAAACTATAGGAGCTAGTATTGGAGATGAAGTCGAAGTAAGAAAAGCTACTGTAAATAAAGCTACTAAAATAGTTTTAGCCCCAACACAACCAATAAGATTTGACCAGAGCTTTATTGACTATGTAAAAGATCAGCTCATGTATAAGCCTTTAGTTAAAGGAGAAACTATTCCTATTCCAATTTATACTGGAGTAATAGAACTAGTAGTAGTAAATACACAACCTAGCAATTATGTATTTGTAAGTTCTGAAACTCAACTGGATATTAAAGAAGAACCGGTTAAAGCAGAAACCACGTACACTAAAGTTACATGGGAAGATATTGGAGATCTAGAAGACGTTAAAGAAAGAATAAGGGAAATCGTAGAATTACCAATGAAACATCCAGAGTTATTCCAGCGATTAGGCATAGAACCTCCTAAAGGAATATTACTTTATGGACCTCCTGGAGTTGGAAAAACCTTACTAGCAAGAGCTTTAGCTAATGAAATTGGTGCATATTTCATTTCAATAAATGGACCAGAAATAATGAGCAAATTCTACGGTGAAAGTGAGGAAAGACTTAGGCAAATATTTGATGAGGCAGAAAAGAACGCTCCATCAATAATTTTCATTGATGAAATTGATGCAATAGCACCTAAAAGAGAAGAGGTTACTGGAGAAGTCGAAAAAAGAGTAGTAGCACAGCTGCTTACCTTAATGGATGGAATTAAAGGAAGAGGAAAGATAGTAGTTATTGGAGCAACAAATAGACCAGAAGCAGTAGATCCTGCACTTAGAAGACCTGGAAGATTTGATAGAGAAATAGAGATAAGACCTCCAGATACGAAAGCAAGAAAAGAGATATTACAAGTTCACACAAGAAGTATGCCCATTTCTGATGATGTAAACCTTGACGACATAGCAGATATGACTAACGGCTATACTGGAGCAGATTTAGCCGCATTAACTAAAGAAGCTGCAATGGTAGCGTTAAGAAGATTTTTAGCAACTACTAAAGTAAACCTAGATCAAGGACAAATACCTGCTGAACTATTAAAGGAACTAAAAGTCACAATGAACGACTTCCTAGAGGCAATGAAATCAATACAACCAACATTACTTAGAGAAGTTTATGTCGAAGTACCTAAAGTTAGGTGGAGTGATATAGGAGGATTAGAAGACGTTAAGCAACAGCTAAGAGAAGCTATAGAATGGCAAATAAAATTCCCCGATGTTTTCGTTAAATCTGGAATTAGAGCGCCTAAAGGGGTTTTACTATTTGGACCTCCTGGAACTGGAAAGACTATGTTAGCTAAGGCAGTAGCAACTGAAAGCGGAGCAAACTTCATTGCAGTAAGAGGACCAGAAGTTCTATCAAAATGGGTAGGAGAAAGCGAAAAAGCGGTAAGAGAAATATTTAGAAGAGCTAGACAAACTGCCCCAACGGTGATATTCTTCGATGAAATAGACTCTATTGCACCAATGAGAGGTTTTTCCCATGATAGTGGAGTAACTGAAAGACTTGTAAACCAATTATTAGCAGAAATGGACGGAATAACGCCATTAAACAAGGTTGTAGTAATAGCTGCAACTAACAGACCAGATATACTAGATCCGGCGTTACTGAGACCGGGTAGATTCGACAGACTTATATATGTTCCACCGCCTGATAAAGTTGCAAGGCTAGAGATACTTAAAGTTCATACTAGAAATGTACCATTGGCAGAAGATGTTAACCTAGAGACAATAGCTGAAAAAACCGAAGGATATACTGGAGCAGATTTAGAAGCGCTAGTAAGAGAAGCTACTATGCTTATGCTACGTGAGATATCGACAGCGTGCGATCAAAAATCTAGACAAGAATGTACCAGTAACGGTAAGCTTGCAGAAGAATGTTATAACAAGGAAATGAGGAATTGCATGAATAGTCCTAACGGTAAAGTTTCAATGAAAAACTTTGATGAAGCTCTAAAAATAGTTAATCCAAGTATAACTAAAGCAGATATTGAAAGATACGAGAGACTTGCCAAAGAATTGAAGAGGAGTGTTGCAATATGAGGAAGTATAAAATTCTTTTAATCATAGCAGATGGTCTAGGAGATAGACAAGTTAAATCACTAGGCAATAAAACACCTTTAGAGGTAGCAGATAAACCTAACATAAAAGAATTGCTTAAATCTTCACTAGTAGGACTAATGGATCCTATAGGTCCCGGTATAGTAGCAGGTAGTGATACTTCGCACATGGCTATTTTTGGTATAGACCCTCATAAGTATTATAGAGGTAGAGGTGCACTAGAAGCTTTAGGTACTGGAGCTTATCTTACTGAAGGTGATATAGCGTTCAGAGGAAATTTCGCAACGGTAGACGAGAACATGACTGTAATAGATAGAAGAGCCGGCAGGAAAATAGATGAAGGAGAACAGCTTGTAAATGAACTAAATGAAAAGATAGGAGAGATAGATAACGTAAAACCAACTTTTTACAAGGCCACAGAGCATAGAGTTGCAGTAGTGCTTTCTGGAAAAGACCTTAGCGATAAGATCTCTGATACTGATCCGCATGAAGTAGGACATAAGGTTAGAGAATCTGCTCCTTTAGATAACTCAGCAAACTCAAAAAGGACAGCGGAAATTGTGAATAATTTGACAAAGAGAATTTACGATGTGCTATCAACGTCTATTCACAATAAAAATAGGATTGAAAGAGGTGAGCCTCCAGCTAATATAATATTATTGAGAGGAGCTTCAAAATACGTAGAATTACCTAAGTTACGTGACTACACTGAGTTAAAAGGAGCTGCCGTATCAGCTACTGCACTCATAAAAGGTGTATGCAAAGCCATAGGAATGGACGTGTTTACTCCAAAGGGCGCTACCGGAGGAATGGATACTAATTACGATGCTATAGCGGATAAAGTTATAGAGCTGCTTAAAGACGATAAATACGACTTCATATTCCTCCACATAAAAGCAACTGACGCTGCATCTCATGACGGAAAAGCCGAAGAAAAAGTTAAGGCTATTGAAAAAATTGACTATATAATAGGAAAAATTTTAAACAACTTTGGACAAGAGATTGTATTAATGTTCACTGGAGATCATGCCACACCAGTAGAACTTAAAGAGCATTCTGGAGATCCAGTGCCAGTTTTACTTCATGTTCCAGATAACATAATTCCAGATAACGTTACTGACTTTAATGAAAGAGAAGCTAGAAAAGGAAGTCTTAGAATAACAGGATTAGATGTAATGAACGTATTGCTTAATTACTCAAATAGAGCAAGTAAATATGGAGCATGAAGAGGCTCGAAAGGGCTGATAGGTGAGGAACCCGCGCAGGACTGATTAACATTTTTTTACAATGAATTTAGAAAATATGTCCTTAACTCTCCATTTTGTAGCTTCACAAACTTCTAATGCAACTGCTCCAGCATTAGGTTGACCGTAAATTATTAAGTCCCCCTCTTTTCCGTAAAGTGTAGCAGGAATTACGAGTAAGTCTTCTTCACCATCTACATAAATTACAGAATTCGAAAATGAATTTAATGCAGATTTGATGTAAGACATTGCTGAAAGTCTTATTATTCCGGGCTCATTTTTTACTGTAATATATTTCGAAAATTTCATGCTCGATTTTATGTTCCTTTTAGTCTTACCGTCAATCACTGACAAAAATATTCTCTTGTCATTCTTTAATAACTCTTGAGTAACAACATCACCTACTGAAATTATTCTTTCAAAATTATCTACATATTTTAAGAGTTTTTCTGTAGATTTAAAAAGAATACCATAAGGTCTTGAAAGCTCCTTTCTAATTTCTTTAGGCAAATAAAAACATAAGTCTACTTGATATTTATCGCGTACCTCCAAGGTTTCTTTGCCCCTGTTAAATTCATCAGCTCTGAATTTTCGTTAAGAATTATAATCATACCTTCCCATTCTTCAGTGAAACTGGTGCCCCCGCATACCGGACACGCATCTTGGTCTGGCAAAACTAGTGCCTTGCAATTCCTACATGCTTTAAAAATTGAGGATTTGGGCATTTTTATCACTTATTTAACTTTCCTAATGTAGGTTGCTTCATTGTTAAACCTATCCTAGGTAATTTACCAGAAGAGGATATAGCAGAAACTGTAACTATCCTTGCTCTGACTAAATCTCCTTTTTGCAAAACTTTTTTAGTTTTCTCTCCAATTAAAATTCCTCTTGCTGAATCGAACTTAAAAGTATCGTCTGCTATTTGCGATATATGAACTAAACCGTCCATTGGACCTAGATTTACATAAATTCCGTAATTGTCCACTTCTGATACAGTTCCTTCAACTACTTCTTGTAAAGCTGGAACATAAGCTAATAACTCAAATTGCACCTCATGATATGTAGCTCCATCTCCAAAGATTATTTGGCCTTCTTCACTAGCTTTTGCAGATAAAACGCCTAAGACTAAACCCAAATCCTTAAAAATCTTGTCTTGATACTCCGATTT
This genomic interval from Acidianus sp. HS-5 contains the following:
- a CDS encoding CDC48 family AAA ATPase encodes the protein MSTSIKLKVSEARQRDVGRKIGRLSENLMTQLKIDAGDYLEVIGPSGSSLVQAMPAYDVGDDEIRIDGYIRKTIGASIGDEVEVRKATVNKATKIVLAPTQPIRFDQSFIDYVKDQLMYKPLVKGETIPIPIYTGVIELVVVNTQPSNYVFVSSETQLDIKEEPVKAETTYTKVTWEDIGDLEDVKERIREIVELPMKHPELFQRLGIEPPKGILLYGPPGVGKTLLARALANEIGAYFISINGPEIMSKFYGESEERLRQIFDEAEKNAPSIIFIDEIDAIAPKREEVTGEVEKRVVAQLLTLMDGIKGRGKIVVIGATNRPEAVDPALRRPGRFDREIEIRPPDTKARKEILQVHTRSMPISDDVNLDDIADMTNGYTGADLAALTKEAAMVALRRFLATTKVNLDQGQIPAELLKELKVTMNDFLEAMKSIQPTLLREVYVEVPKVRWSDIGGLEDVKQQLREAIEWQIKFPDVFVKSGIRAPKGVLLFGPPGTGKTMLAKAVATESGANFIAVRGPEVLSKWVGESEKAVREIFRRARQTAPTVIFFDEIDSIAPMRGFSHDSGVTERLVNQLLAEMDGITPLNKVVVIAATNRPDILDPALLRPGRFDRLIYVPPPDKVARLEILKVHTRNVPLAEDVNLETIAEKTEGYTGADLEALVREATMLMLREISTACDQKSRQECTSNGKLAEECYNKEMRNCMNSPNGKVSMKNFDEALKIVNPSITKADIERYERLAKELKRSVAI
- a CDS encoding 2,3-bisphosphoglycerate-independent phosphoglycerate mutase, whose amino-acid sequence is MRKYKILLIIADGLGDRQVKSLGNKTPLEVADKPNIKELLKSSLVGLMDPIGPGIVAGSDTSHMAIFGIDPHKYYRGRGALEALGTGAYLTEGDIAFRGNFATVDENMTVIDRRAGRKIDEGEQLVNELNEKIGEIDNVKPTFYKATEHRVAVVLSGKDLSDKISDTDPHEVGHKVRESAPLDNSANSKRTAEIVNNLTKRIYDVLSTSIHNKNRIERGEPPANIILLRGASKYVELPKLRDYTELKGAAVSATALIKGVCKAIGMDVFTPKGATGGMDTNYDAIADKVIELLKDDKYDFIFLHIKATDAASHDGKAEEKVKAIEKIDYIIGKILNNFGQEIVLMFTGDHATPVELKEHSGDPVPVLLHVPDNIIPDNVTDFNEREARKGSLRITGLDVMNVLLNYSNRASKYGA
- a CDS encoding DUF359 domain-containing protein, which codes for MEVRDKYQVDLCFYLPKEIRKELSRPYGILFKSTEKLLKYVDNFERIISVGDVVTQELLKNDKRIFLSVIDGKTKRNIKSSMKFSKYITVKNEPGIIRLSAMSYIKSALNSFSNSVIYVDGEEDLLVIPATLYGKEGDLIIYGQPNAGAVALEVCEATKWRVKDIFSKFIVKKC
- the spt4 gene encoding transcription elongation factor subunit Spt4; protein product: MPKSSIFKACRNCKALVLPDQDACPVCGGTSFTEEWEGMIIILNENSELMNLTGAKKPWRYAINIK
- a CDS encoding DNA-directed RNA polymerase: MFKIIKAKGVVRIPPEYFGEELDKIALEILKSEYQDKIFKDLGLVLGVLSAKASEEGQIIFGDGATYHEVQFELLAYVPALQEVVEGTVSEVDNYGIYVNLGPMDGLVHISQIADDTFKFDSARGILIGEKTKKVLQKGDLVRARIVTVSAISSSGKLPRIGLTMKQPTLGKLNK